TGGTTCTAGcgaagtcattttgggcagacaCAGTCAAAATCGCTTGTTATATCATCAATCGTtatccttcagtggcgattgatctgaaaaCTCCGATGAAAATGTGTACCAAGAAGTCGACTGAtcattctcatttgcatacatttggaagtcagGTGTATGTTTTGTACAATGatcaagaaagatcgaagttggattcaaaatccagaaaatgtatcttcttgggttatgttGATGGAGTAAaagggtttcgcttgtgggattcTATTGTGTACAAGATTGTCATCAGCATagatgttatttttgaaaaagatGAAGTAAAGGATACAAAGGCACACTGAATTCAGAAattactatatttcaggtggaaaataagacggacgaatgtcaaatttcttgtgaagcagtactaGAGCATGAAGAACAATAACATGTTGAGTATGAGGTTTCCAACATAAGTCAGTCAATTCGAGTGAGAATACCACCATGTTGACTTTCAGATTATGaaactgaaagcaatattgcatgtTGTTTATTATCATAGGATTGTGAGTAATCGAGTTTCTATGAGATAACTCAAAGCTCGGATATATCCTTGTGAATGATAGCAATGACAAAAGAGTTGCAGGAACGACAAGAATAAATCTtgagatcttgttacactactaTAAGGGAGGAAAGCCACTGgtaacagatgggtctataagatcaagcgtgatgacaATAACCAAGTAGAGCtatatcgtgctagattggtggtaaaaaggtatgctcagaaagaaggcattgacttcaatgagatattttctcctgtggttcggcttacaacagtcagagtaatGTTGGCATTGTGTGAAACGTTCACTACTcatttgcttaaaaagtactagaaatttttttcccctTAATATTctccataaatcaaaatatacatatatttaaatactttaaaaataccttgtaccatttctaaaataaaacaacctACTAACATTTGAAACTCAAAGGACATAGTTCAAATCGTAAAATCGTCAGACATTTTACCAACCCTCAAagtattatttgaaaagtatagtccATACTAacacctctcaaaaacctctcaaaacataaataaaaagtcgtaaaatctttaacataaagcataaacataaatcataagtgcgggaaaatagaagcgttggtcctcgggtcatgtgcacagTCAGtctagcaaagtcaaccatcaagacctccaacaTCATTATTATCCAATTTACCTGCATCagtcacacctagtgagtctgaagactcaacacaccataatcttgataacaacattatacatatacagatcatatacaacattgaaaaatactttttcttttttcttgatGAGTGATgaactatgtttttttaaaataaatgacatgaataagtcatattaatgcattttcaatgaaaagacTGTCAATGATTGAATTTACTGTAATCATCGAAGATCCaatatttttttaccatttcGATTATTCAAAGATCCAAATCAAGTGTCTGGAACTCCAGAATAGGTATTTTGTAAGTAAAATTAAGTACGTATTCTTATTCCATTATAAGTGAGGAactatgatttttgaaaaaaatttaaatgagaCGAATAAGTCATTCTAATGCATTTTCTATGAAAgaccaacaatgactgaatttataGTAATTTCTCCATGAAATACCCACAAATTAAGTACTGAGAGCCAAAAATAGAGTATTTTTTCATTCATTCCAGGAAAAATGTTGCAAGAGTGCATTTGTAAATGTAAGAAACCATAACAAGCCACAATGTACATGAAACTACCACTgaacataacattttcatgattaaTGCATAAATGACTTGCACTGCTGAGCTTGACCTTGAATCATCTTTTTTGAAGCCAGAAAAGGGTGAAATTGATCGATAGATGGGTTTACTTGGGGAGGACTGGTGGCTTTTTACATCATCATTAActtcttaaatattttttttacatcacCAAATAATGGAATAAGGATGTTTACAATTCTAAATTGAGTACTTATTAGCTCGAATAGATACTTATGGGGCCAAATCAAGTACTTATTGATTGAATTAGGTACTTTAAGTACTAATTTaggtattatattttaatttcacgGATGCCACCAAAAAAATCCACTCTAataagtataatatcaaatttagtATTTTGTGAATACTAACAAATATTGTGAACGaataataatgattaaatacaTGAACAGTCATAAATATAATGAAAGAATACTGATAAGTATAATGGATTATTACCGATAACTATTATGGATGAATACTAATAAGGATGATATCAAATCAAGTGTTCTCATTTTGGTCTCAAGTACCATTTTGGTACtttttgtaccaatttaggtataatatttttatttcatgaattacaCAATCAAAAGCCAAtaaatattcttcaaaatatattttgcgGCATTcccaaataatcgaatttgagtattctAATGTCAAAAACATGTATCTGTGGTCACGAATTATGTACTTcttgtaccaatttaggtatcgtatttttacttcacgaattGTACCATAAAAAATCGCTCAATATTAACGTCAAACTATGTTTTTGTAATCTTCAAATAAACGAATTTTAGTATTGTAGGATAAAAAACAGGTATATTTGGTCTCAAATTAGacacttttataaaaatttaggtGTGATATTTTTACTTTACGAATTGATACATAAAAaatcactcaatattaactttaaactatattttttgacatttacaaataatcgaatttgagtattgtAAGGtcaaaaacatataaatatgatatcaaattaagtacattttgtaccaatttaagtatcaTATTTTTACTTACAAATTTCACTGTCAAaagtcactcaatattaacttcatgttatatttttttaatcctcaaataatcgaatttaaGTATTGTATGGTCAAAAATAGGTATATGTGGTAAAAAAAAANNNNNNNNNNNNNNNNNNNNNNNNNNNNNNNNNNNNNNNNNNNNNNNNNNNNNNNNNNNNNNNNNNNNNNNNNNNNNNNNNNNNNNNNNNNNNNNNNNNNNNNNNNNNNNNNNNNNNNNNNNNNNNNNNNNNNNNNNNNNNNNNNNNNNNNNNNNNNNNNNNNNNNNNNNNNNNNNNNNNNNNNNNNNNNNNNNNNNNNNNNNNNNNNNNNNNNNNNNNNNNNNNNNNNNNNNNNNNNNNNNNNNNNNNNNNNNNNNNNNNNNNNNNNNNNNNNNNNNNNNNNNNNNNNNNNNNNNNNNNNNNNNNNNNNNNNNNNNNNNNNNNNNNNNNNNNNNNNNNNNNNNNNNNNNNNNNNNNNNNNNNNNNNNNNNNNNNNNNNNNNNNNNNNNNNNNNNNNNNNNNNNNNNNNNNNNNNNNNNNNNNNNNNNNNNNNNNNNNNNNNNNNNNNNNNNNNNNNNNNNNNNNNNNNNNNNNNNNNNNNNNNNNNNNNNNNNNNNNNNNNNNNNNNNNNNNNNNNNNNNNNNNNNNNNNNNNNNNNNNNNNNNNNNNNNNNNNNNNNNNNNNNNNNNNNNNNNNNNNNNNNNNNNNNNNNNNNNNNNNNNNNNNNNNNNNNNNNNNNNNNNNNNNNNNNNNNNNNNNNNNNNNNNNNNNNNNNNNNNNNNNNNNNNNNNNNNNNNNNNNNNNNNNNNNNNNNNNNNNNNNNNNNNNNNNNNNNNNNNNNNNNNNNNNNNNNNNNNNNNNNNNNNNNNNNNNNNNNNNNNNNNNNNNNNNNNNNNNNNNNNNNNNNNNNNNNNNNNNNNNNNNNNNNNNNNNNNNNNNNNNNNNNNNNNNNNNNNNNNNNNNNNNNNNNNNNNNNNNNNNNNNNNNNNNNNNNNNNNNNNNNNNNNNNNNNNNNNNNNNNNNNNNNNNNNNNNNNNNNNNNNNNNNNNNNNNNNNNNNNNNNNNNNNNNNNNNNNNNNNNNNNNNNNNNNNNNNNNNNNNNNNNNNNNNNNNNNNNNNNNNNNNNNNNNNNNNNNNNNNNNNNNNNNNNNNNNNNNNNNNNNNNNNNNNNNNNNNNNNNNNNNNNNNNNNNNNNNNNNNNNNNNNNNNNNNNNNNNNNNNNNNNNNNNNNNNNNNNNNNNNNNNNNNNNNNNNNNNNNNNNNNNNNNNNNNNNNNNNNNNNNNNNNNNNNNNNNNNNNNNNNNNNNNNNNNNTATATATAAAGTCTATTAATTGTATCAATTTATGTGACCACTATTGAGGTGTTTATTCACTTATTAGACGATGAAGTAAATCAAGATTATACATTCATTATATCAGTGATGGTATtgacccaatttaattattcaattcatTATTGAGgtccaaattaattataaaggcTCAAGCCCGTTATACACTccaaaaaaatctataaataagagaggattatcattatttaaagaGGATGATTTTATGCTAAAACTTTTTAGCTCTCAATTAACATCTTTAAATTGttttctgacttgagcgtcggagtgtATACGCCGAACAAACCCCGACACTTTTGACGTTTGTTTGTAAAGTATGTGATAACCCACAAAAATTTCTCTCCACCAGCTACTTGGACCTGTTTACGAGCTAACTAAAATATCTTCTTACGATTActtgagttatatatatatatatatatatatgtgtgtgtgtgtgtgtgtgtgtgtgtgataatGACTAGGTGCAGCTGCATCAACTAACACGCTTTTAGTTTCATACATTATAATAATGCAAATAGCAAGTGTATATATAATGAAAGCCAATTTGCCGTCTCAAAGGGCTTTTAAAAGTAAACGCTATCAATGGAGAGCTCAGCTTTTAATATTGCTCCATATATGTCAACATCACCCACTCTCTTCTAGGTGGGATTGACTTGATCTAATCTGATCTTGGATCAATGAAAACGAACAGAATATGATGGTTATGATCAAACTGATTTGAAGGCTACAGAATCGAATAGAGCAGCCATGCTCTTCAATCCTTCTTCCTACTTATCTCTTCAAAATCATAACCATTTCTTGAATGTAGTGCTGATTATAGCATCCGTGATCAGTTCTTGCTATGGATCCTGTAATGAGCTTGATCTCGATTCTTTGTCATTGTTCAACCTCAGTGTCTCCGCTGCGCCTCCTTTGGATTGGTCTGTTTCGGCTGATTGCTGTGTTTGGGAAGGTGTTGGCTGTGACAGCAGCTCTGGTAGGGTCACCAGTTTGTGGTTGCCATCCAGAGGACTAGTGGGCACCATACCTACTTCTATTCTCAATCTTTCCTCTCTTTCTCTGCTCGGTCTCTCTCACAATGGGCTCTCTGGACCTCTTCCAGATGGGTTTTTCTCATCCTTTAACCGGCTCCGGGTTGTCGATTTGAGCCTTAATCGGATCACGGGAGAGTTGGCTCTGTGGGATAAGTTGCCTTCTGGGATTCAGGTGTTCAATCTTTCCAGCAACCACTTCCTTGGGATGATTCGGTCTTCTTTTTTCCAGGCGCAGGGGTTGAGCTTGAGGAGTTTTGATGTCAGCAACAACGGCTTCTTCGGATCTATTCCTTCGGATGTTTGTGGTTTTTCCCGCTCGCTCCAGAGGATTGATTTCTCCAACAATGAGTTTGCGGGCGCTATACCACGAGGTTTCGGCTTGTGCTCGAATCTGGTGAGTCTACGGGCGGGTTTCAACAATTTCTCTGGCGAGGTTCCGCAGGATGTTTTTGGGTTGTCGGCATTGGAGGAGCTGTCCTTCCCGGGCAATAGGCTCTCTGGATATATTGATGAAAAGATTACCCAACTCAACAAGCTCAGAATCCTGGAATTGTATGGTAATCTCTTCACAGGGATGATTCCTGAGAACATTGGGAGGCTCTCCAACTTGGAGGTGCTGAAGCTTCACATAAACAGGCTCAATGGCAGAATTCCTTCTTCGCTCACGAATTGCACGAAACTGACAACACTGTATTTAAGGGTCAACTCCCTGGAAGGTGAGATTTCCACTTTTGATTTctcaagatttttgcagctaaGGTCAGTTGATCTGGGCAACAATAACTTCAGCGGGGGCTTGCCGGAGAGGCTCTTCCAGTGCAAAACACTCGTCGCGCTTAGGCTGGCGACTAACTCGCTAAGTGGAGAGATTTCTCCCAGTATAACGGCTTTGCAGAATCTGTCATTTGTCTCCCTTTCTAACAACAGCCTAACCAATATATCAGGTGCATTAACGATCCTACAAGGCTGCAAGAACCTCAAAACACTGACCCTCTCCATGAATTTCTATCATGAACCACTGCCTGATGATGAAAATTTCACCAGCTCAGACGGGTTTCAAAATATCCAGGTATTGGCTTTGGGTGGGAATGCATTCACTGGTGTAATTCCAAAGTGGCTAATCAAGCTAGTGAAGGTCGAGGTTCTTGATCTTTCGCATAACAACCTAACGGGCTCTATTCCGAGTTGGGTTGGAGGTTTCCAAAACCTTTTCTACTTGGATTTATCATTCAACCTACTTTCAGGATACTTCCCGATGGAATTTACTACATTGAGAAGGCTTGCATCCCAGAAAAATTCGGATGAAGTCGACAGCAGTTACTTAGAGTTGCCTGTGTTTGTTCAGCCATATAATGCCTCCAACCAGCAATACAATCAACTCACAAACTTACCACTTGCTTTATATCTCGGTAATAACAGTTTATTCGGTACTATCCCGTTAGAGATAGGTCAATTGAAGTTTATAGTAACCTTGGATCTCAGCAATAACAGTTTTTCTGGCAGCATTCCGGACACGATATCTAATCTTACGAACTTGGAGAAACTGGACCTCTCAGGAAACCAACTTTCCGGCCAAATCCCAGCTTCGCTTCGAAATCTCCATTTCTTATCTTTCTTCAGTGTTGCATACAATAATCTTGAAGGTCCCATACCCACAGGGGGGCAGTTCGACACATTTCCTAATTCAAGCTTTGAAGGGAACCCGGGGTTGTGTGGTCGGGTGAAGTCTTGCCCTGGTCAATCGGGCACTACGAGTAATTCAACAAATCGGAGCGGGATAAGGAGGAAAACCATTGTTTTACTGACCCTTGTGATTTGTACAACTATTTTTACTCTGAGTCTGATATCATTCTGGGTCTTTTCGAAGAGAAAAATCCAACCGAGAGATACGTCAGAAAGAAACCATCTAGAGACAGTGTCCTTCAACTCGTCTGGAGTATTTCCCAGGGTTAGTGAGGACAATAGCATAGTCATATTGTTTGACAACAGTAAGAAAAAAATAGAGGATCTAACAATAAGTGATATCTTGAAAGCCACAGATGatttcaatcaatcaaatataaTCGGTTGTGGTGGTTTCGGCTTGGTATACAGAGCGATTTTGGCGGATGGCACTAAACTGGCAATCAAGAAGCTTTCTGGAGACATGGGTTTGATGGAAAGGGAGTTCAAAGCAGAGGTGGAAGCATTATCGACAGCCCAACACGAGAACCTTGTTACTTTGCTAGGTTACTCTATGCATGCCGGATTTAGATTGCTGATATATCCTTATATGGAGAAAGGGAGCCTGGACTACTGGTTGCATGAAAAACCTGATGGAGCATCCCAACTCAGCTGGCCAATACGACTGAAAATTGCTCGAGGGGCTAGTTATGGAGTAGCTTACATGCACCAGACCTGTGAACCACACATTGTTCACCGCGATCTGAAGTCCAGTAACATCCTTCTCGATCATAACTTCGAAGCTCGTGTGGCAGATTTTGGGTTGGCAAGAATGATTCTTCCATATCGGACTCATGTCACTACTGAATTGGTTGGTACCCTTGGTTACATCCCACCAGAGTACAGTCAATCCTGGATAGCCACATTAAGAGGTGATATTTACAGCTTTGGAGTTGTCCTGCTTGAACTATTAACAGGCAAGAGACCTGTTGAGTTGTTCAGGCCCAAGAAGTCGAGAGAGTTGGTGGCATGGGTACATCAGTTGAGGAATGAgggaaaacaagaagaaatctTTGATCCTCTCCTCAAAGGCAAAGACTTTGAGCAAGAGATGCTGCGCGTTCTCGATGTCGCGTGCATGTGCGTAAACCAGAACCCCATGAAGAGGCCGGCTATAAGAGAAGTGGTCGATTGGCTCGAGCATGTAGGGTCTTGGCAGCATACTTGTACCAGTTAAACCGCAACAAGCTCGACGCATTGGCTCATAACTCTAAATTTGTCATAGATATGTGAATATTCGTTTCCGATTTTCGGGTGATTATTCTCCATGTTAGAGATTTCTAtagataatttttgaaaaatgaaagaaattaaATCATAGCAAAAAGCATCAAAACATTAACATATTTATCAGAATTCCTAATATTATATGGAACTGTATAAGCTTCCCCTGCCATCTTTTCAAGAATAAAGTCGTTATATATAAGGTAATCACATGCAGATTTTGTATCCCCTCACAAAAATTCTGGCATTCTATCAAATAtccatttataaatttattcattaaaatatatacatattaaatttatatcgaatttttttatttaaataactcGTTTCGTTTACTATCTTATATTTTAGAAGAATGAGATACGTAGAAACAATTGATTTTGAATTTCCTAGAATAAATTCTCGTTTTTCGTTACATATTTACTTTCAGCAATCTATTTGAATTAtgccaaaaacttgtgtgagacggtctcacgggtcgtgttttgtgagacggatctcttattt
This genomic interval from Primulina huaijiensis isolate GDHJ02 chromosome 14, ASM1229523v2, whole genome shotgun sequence contains the following:
- the LOC140958107 gene encoding tyrosine-sulfated glycopeptide receptor 1-like translates to MLFNPSSYLSLQNHNHFLNVVLIIASVISSCYGSCNELDLDSLSLFNLSVSAAPPLDWSVSADCCVWEGVGCDSSSGRVTSLWLPSRGLVGTIPTSILNLSSLSLLGLSHNGLSGPLPDGFFSSFNRLRVVDLSLNRITGELALWDKLPSGIQVFNLSSNHFLGMIRSSFFQAQGLSLRSFDVSNNGFFGSIPSDVCGFSRSLQRIDFSNNEFAGAIPRGFGLCSNLVSLRAGFNNFSGEVPQDVFGLSALEELSFPGNRLSGYIDEKITQLNKLRILELYGNLFTGMIPENIGRLSNLEVLKLHINRLNGRIPSSLTNCTKLTTLYLRVNSLEGEISTFDFSRFLQLRSVDLGNNNFSGGLPERLFQCKTLVALRLATNSLSGEISPSITALQNLSFVSLSNNSLTNISGALTILQGCKNLKTLTLSMNFYHEPLPDDENFTSSDGFQNIQVLALGGNAFTGVIPKWLIKLVKVEVLDLSHNNLTGSIPSWVGGFQNLFYLDLSFNLLSGYFPMEFTTLRRLASQKNSDEVDSSYLELPVFVQPYNASNQQYNQLTNLPLALYLGNNSLFGTIPLEIGQLKFIVTLDLSNNSFSGSIPDTISNLTNLEKLDLSGNQLSGQIPASLRNLHFLSFFSVAYNNLEGPIPTGGQFDTFPNSSFEGNPGLCGRVKSCPGQSGTTSNSTNRSGIRRKTIVLLTLVICTTIFTLSLISFWVFSKRKIQPRDTSERNHLETVSFNSSGVFPRVSEDNSIVILFDNSKKKIEDLTISDILKATDDFNQSNIIGCGGFGLVYRAILADGTKLAIKKLSGDMGLMEREFKAEVEALSTAQHENLVTLLGYSMHAGFRLLIYPYMEKGSLDYWLHEKPDGASQLSWPIRLKIARGASYGVAYMHQTCEPHIVHRDLKSSNILLDHNFEARVADFGLARMILPYRTHVTTELVGTLGYIPPEYSQSWIATLRGDIYSFGVVLLELLTGKRPVELFRPKKSRELVAWVHQLRNEGKQEEIFDPLLKGKDFEQEMLRVLDVACMCVNQNPMKRPAIREVVDWLEHVGSWQHTCTS